The window AATGCTGGCTATCGATAGTAATCGTAAAAGCACTATAATCATTAAAACCAACAAGTAATATGAAAAAGTTAATACTTTTAGTACTAGCGATTGTTTTAATAGTCCCTAGTAATGGCTGTCGGATCTTGAGAGAAAAAGATAAGCATACATCACTTGCAAAAACAGATGTAATGAATAATGTAAATGTTAGTAAGCAAACTATTGATAGTCTGGTTGCTTTTAAGAACTATATTTACAACCGGAGTTCTCAGGTAATTTCTGAAGAAATCAATTACAAGTTTCCTAATACCGACAAAAAGGATTTGGAGATCACTGCTAATTTTAGAGTAGACCCTGTTATCGATTTAAAGGGCGATACGGCTTTTAAGCTGGTTGATGTTAAAAATGACAATGTTAGTGTAACTGTATATCAGAACAAGCGCACTAATGAGTTGATGGCAAAGGTTAAAACAGAAAATGGGATAAAAGAACTTAAAGCAAGTGAGATCCAGATAAAGCGAACCACAACGACTAACAGCGATGTTGTTGATACTTCGAAGAAAGATATTGATGTTAAACGATCCACGATTGATAGTGTTGATAAATCTAAAAGCTCAACATACAAAAAAGAGGTTGACTTACAGGTTAACAAAGAAGTAAAGTCAGTATTTTTGGGCTGGTGGTGCGTGTTTTTAGTCATACCATTGCTGATTATCATATTTAAAAGGAAAAGTATTTTAAAGTGGATTAGAAGCAAAATAGCTTAATCAAAGGCCTCTCTTTATTGGGAGGCCTTTAAGTTTTCTAAAACTTTCTCAGCATACTCATCCATAACAAGATCGTCGGATATTTCCGAGATATAGCCCTCATGAATAGCTAACGATGAGTGTCCAATAAGATCCTTTGTGATGCTGGTATCTTTTATCGTTGAATTGGCAATTTTCGAAAAAAAGTGACGAGCCGCATGTGGAGAGATGTTTTTTGTAATTTTTATTTTCTCTCCGATAATCTTTAAGTATCTGCTCAGCTTCGAAATGGCATTTTTTACCGCTTTTTTGTATATAAACTTATCAACGTTCGCGTCTGTGTCCATAAAGGAAAAGATATAGTCAAACTCATTGCCGACCATCCACCTATCAATAATATTTTTCAGAGCCTCAACAATTCCTATGTTATGAATTTTGCCGGTTTTCCGCTCTTCATAAACCAGGCGATTATCAATAATGTTTGATGCCTTAAGTGTGATTAAATCTCCGATTCTAATACCTCGTAAGAATATGCTGGCAATGAAAATATCTCTTGACTCAGCCATTTTACCAGATAGTTCCAAACTCATTATCTGTTGTATTTCACTAACATTTAGCTTAGTCTTAGTGGATCTCTGTTTATTAAAAGTTATATCGTCCAGAGCATTCTCTTTAATCATTTTGGCTTTTTTAGCTCCAGATAGAACTTTGCCGAGAACGTGCATTTTTTCCTTTATTGAGTTAGGATTGTTTTTTTTTACGTCTCTTAAAAATGCCGCGAATTTATAGATAAATGACTCCGTAATGTCCTCGAAATCGACATCTTTATCAAACTCAAGCAGCTGAGCAAGTACAACTTTATTTACATCGTGCCTAGAAACTTGTTCTTTTAGCCGATAATTTTCTATTATATTTTCAAAATAGGCTTTAAAATTTAGTACCTTAGTTATACCGAAGTTCTTTAGAGCATATTCGATATCATTGTTTATTCTCGGAGCTTCAATATTTTTTGAAGAAACTCTATTTGTGGATTTAAGCCAATCTTGCTTTTTGCAACGGCCTAAAACCTTTCTTATAGGTTTACCGTTCTTAACATATTGTAACATTATCGGATGAGTATTATCCGCGTAAGTTTTGTGAACGTAAAGAATGATTTTTGGTGTAAGCATGGTGTAAGTAGTAATAGGTAAACAATGGTAAAATTAGGTAAATTATGAATGCTAAAAAAATTAGTAAAGTTTATTTTGATTACTTTTTTACCAGCTTTTATTTATGCTTTATTATAACTACTTTTGCAGCGCAAAGGTAAACTAAGCAAAAGAATTAGACGAAAACATGGCAATTAAAATAACAGATGAGTGTATAAATTGTGGGGCATGTGAACCAGAATGTCCAAATAACGCAATTTACGATGCCGGAACTGCATGGCGTTTTTCTGATGGTACCAATTTAAACGGTATCATTGATTTTGGTAATCAACAAATCGAAGCTGATGCAACTCAAGAAGCAGTTTCAGACGAAGTATATTATATCGTATCTGATAAATGTACTGAATGTAAAGGTTTTCATGATGAGCCTCAATGTGCGGCAGTATGTCCGGTTGATTGTTGCGTAGACGACGAAGATATCCGCGAAACAGAAGAAGAATTATTGGCTAAGAAAGCCTGGTTACACCAGGAAGGTTAATAATTAAAAGATATTAATTTAAAAAGTCTCGGTTATTAATCGAGACTTTTTTTGTGCCGGTTCTTAAAATAACCAATTACCAATAAATCAATTTTCAAACTGTATAAAACACCAGGTTTAGACGAGCATAGTGTTTGATTATTGTGATTTGAATATTGGTTATTTAATCCACCTCACATTTATTAGGGATAATCAAAACCGGACAAGCTGATTTCCTGGCCACGTGTTCGGCTACACTGCCCATCAAAAAATGGTACAATCCGGTTCGGCCATAGGTTCCAATTACAATCAGGTCAGACCCCCACTCGTCTGACTGCTGGATAATGCCGTGTGCTGCGGTATCTACAATGCTTAAATAAGTTGTTTTAATTTCCTTGCTATATTTTGCTTCCATTTCCTTGAGCAAAACATGACTGTTCTCTTCGCTATTGTCGTAGGTTTCTAAAAACACAGGTGCCAATGTTAAATCAGGATTTACGTTGGCTGGGATAGGTTCGATAATATTAACCAATGCTACTTCTGCTCCAAATTTTTCTGCCATGTCGTAACCGGCTTTTGCCGCTTTTTCTGAGCAGGTGCTATTATCAACGGCAATTAATATTTTTTTAAAATTCATAGCGTGTGTATTTAAAAGGTTATCATCATAAAAATAACAAATTTGCAGGCAAAATGTTAGGCAATGGATGTATTTTATTAGTTTTACTCTACTAATTTACAGGTACATTAAATGGAAAACCAATACGGTATTTGCAGGGTTGCAGTAGCACCTTTGCGGGCAGATGCATCAGATCGATCGGAAATTGTATCACAACTTTTATTTGGCGACCACGTCGAAATTCTTCAAAAGGAAGAACGTTGGTGGCTGGTTCAAAATGGATACGATGGTTATGAAGGTTGGATGGATTTCAGGCAACTAGCACCCGTTAGCCAGAACGAATTTGCAGAAATGCACGATTGCCATTTGCTGGCGCCTTTAAGCTTTAACAATACCCTTACCGCCGAGGATGGTAGTTTATACCACTTGTGCCCGGGTAGTAACCTTCCGTTTTTAAAGAACGAATTTTGCTACGTTGGCTCTGAGCGATATAAAATCGGCTTTGATGTGCACGATAATCATAAAACAGATTTTAAGGCTGATGTTACAGCTACAGCCAAATTTTTCCAGAATATCCCGTATCTGTGGGGTGGACGAAATTTATTTGGTTTAGACTGTTCGGGTTTTACGCAATTGGTGTTTAAACTGCTGGGCATCAAATTAAACCGCGATGCTTCGCAACAGGCCGAACAGGGTGAACTGGTGGGATTTTTGGCCGAATGTAAACCAGGCGATGTTGCTTTTTTTGATAACGATGAAGGCAAAATTACGCACGTGGGGATTATGTTAAGCCCGAACGAAATTATCCATGCCTCGGCGAAAGTCAAAATAGATCCGATTGATGACCAAGGGATTTTTAATAAAGAGCTAGGCAAATATTCACATAAACTCAGAATTATTAAACGGTTTGTGGAATAGTGGCATGAAATGTATCTTATAGAAAAGATCATTTTTTGCCTTAATCGCGCTGAAAAATCGTCATGCTGAATTTGTTTCAGCATCTCTAATCAGAGGCCCTGAAATGAATTCAGGGTGACAAGGACTCTGAATAAATGTAAATTATTCCATCTCCCAAATCATCACCTGTTTATCATCACCGGTTGAGATGAGGTATTTGCCATCATTGCTCCAAACAATTTTATTGATGGAGTGGGTATGGCCAATTCCTGCTTTTTCGAGACTTAAAATTTTATACAATTTGAAATTTTCGGCATCCCATAGTTTAATACTCTTATCCTGGCTGCTAGTTGCAAAATAAGGCAGTGTAGGGTGAAAGGCAATATCGTAAACCGTGAACATGTGCGCCGGGATGGTTTGCAGCAATTCGTAATTGGGCAAACTCCATATTTTAAGCTGTGCATCGCGGCTTCCCGAAATTAGATACCTGTTTTCGGGATGATAAGCCAAAGCTGTTACCGGAAGTTTATGTCCTTCGAGGTTTTGTTTCAGGCTGTAATCGCTCAGGTTATAGATTTTAATCAGATGGTCTTTACAGCCAAAGGCAATCTCCGTTTCATCCGGAGAGAGTGCAATGGTTCTTACGGTATCATAAGCCGCCTGGAAGCGGTAAATCTCTTTAAAATCGGTTAAGGACCAAACCGCAACTGTTCCATCTTCGCCTGTGGTAATGAGTTCATTTTTGGATTGAACAGTTTTAATGTTGAAAATCGGTTTCAGATGTGCATTCACACGCACAACAACTTCCTGTTTGGTTAAATCGTAAATACTAAAAGCACCACTTCTTTCGCCAACAAATAACTGGTTGTTGTAATAGTGCAGGTAATAAACAGAGCTTTGCACAGGCATTTTAACCCTAACAAAAGCCAGCTGAGCTAAAGACCATTCTACAATGCCTTTATCGTTACCGGCACTAAAAAATATATCATCCTGATCGGAATGTGCGAGTGCATATACCGGGTTTTGGTGGCCTGGAAGGGTTTGTATGTGTTTGAGCATGCGGATTTGGCTGGAAGGCTAGAGGGCGGGAAGCTTGAGGGATAGTTACCTTCAAGCTCCCTACCTTCTACCTTATTTATGTCTTTTCTCTAAATTCTTAGCAATATCCTGAATTGATAAGCCTTTTTCTTTTAGCAAGAACATCAGGTGGAAAAGCAGGTCTGATGCTTCGCCAATAAATTCTTCTTCACTTTCGGCAAGTGCAGCAATTACGGTTTCAACGCCTTCTTCGCCAACTTTCTGCGCAATTTTGTTCAAACCTTTACTGCGCATTTTGTTGATGTACGAACCTTCTACAGGATTTTCATATCTGTCGTTGATGATATTTTCCAATTCAAAAATGAAATTCTGATTGAAATCTGTTTTAAAGCAGCTGCGGCTACCAGTATGGCAGGTAGGGCCAACGGCATCAGCTTTAATCAGAATGGTATCATTGTCGCAATCAACAAAAAGCTCCTTTACATACAAAAAGTTATTGCTGGTTTCTCCTTTCGTCCAGAGGCGGTTTTTTGAGCGTGAAAAGAAGGTTACTTTGCCTTCGGCCTGGGTTTTTTCCAAGGCCTCAGCGTTCATGTAGCCCAGCATTAAAACCTCTAAGGTTTTATAATCCTGAATGATTACAGGCAATAAACCTGCAGTTTTATCCCAATCAAGAGATGATGTATCGATGTTCATTTTATTTCTTTATTTCGGAAAAACAGACTCATGACTATGGACTGCTAACTCCGGACTAATTTATATTCTTACCGGAATCTGGTTTCTGCTTAACTCGTGTTTTAAATCGGGTATCAAAATTTCGCCGTAGTGAAATACCGAGGCGGCCAAAGCAGCATCTACGTTTGCTTTTTGGAAAACTTCGGTAAAATGATCCATGTTACCAGCACCGCCCGAGGCGATAATCGGAATATTAATCATTTGGTTTACCTTACTCAGCAATCCGCAATCAAAACCTGCCTTAGTACCATCATGATCCATAGAGGTTAACAGGATTTCTCCTGCACCTAAATCTTCGGCTTGTTTAATCCAGTTTTCGGTTTCCAGTTCAGTAATTAGCCTTCCACCATTCAGGTGCACCATGTTCTTCCCATCTACATGTTTGGTGTCAACGGCTAAAACTACAAATTGAACGCCAAATGCTTTGGCCAGTTCTTTAATCAGTTTAGGGTTGCGAACAGCAGCCGAATTGATACTGATTTTATCGGCACCGGCGTTTAAAAGAGCTTCTGCGTCGGCAATTTCGGTTATTCCACCACCAATGGTAAAAGGGATGTTTAATTGCCTGGCAACCGATTTAACCATTTCGATCATCGTTTTGCGACGCTCGTGTGTAGCGGTAATATCCAGGAAAACCAGTTCGTCGGCACCTTGTTGTGCATATTGCGCCGCCAGCTCCACAGGGTCGCCTGCATCGCGTAAATCAACAAAGTTTACACCCTTTACCGTGCGGCCATCTTTAACGTCTAAACAAGGGATTATTCTTTTTGAAAGCATGTGTTTGTTTGGTTTCGTCATTGTACATGTTATAGATAAAGAATTAAGTTTTATCTACTTTGCGATCTGCAATGACTATTAATATTATAGCTAAAATGAAGGTTGGAATGCATAAGATAAAACTATAAAATCCAGTTATGCTCATGAATTTTGTATAGTCACCTTTGTAAGTAAACATATGTATTCCCCAAATAAACATGCAAAAACTGGCTAATAGTAATAATAAACTAGCAATTAGCATGTTTTTTGATTTCATTGCCCGCTTAGATTGAACTCAACGCCTTCAAATTCCATTCTTTAATCTCTTCGATGGTGATGCGGTTTTCGTAAATCGCTTTTCCAACCACGACACTCCTGATTGGGTATTTAGCCAATTCGTAAATATCATCCATTGAACTTACACCACCAGAAGCAATTAATTTAATCATTGGCGAGTGTTCCAGTAGTTTTTCATATAAATCGATAGCTGCACCACCTAATTTTCCATCTTTGCTGATATCGGTACACAGGAAACGGAAGAAGCCCAGCGATAGGCATTTATCTACATAATCCATTAGTTTAATAGGCGAGCTTTCCATCCAGCCCGAGTATTTGATCACTTCGTCAAGCACATCGATTGCAATAACAATACGGTTTGCGTAATCATCTTTTTTGGCGAAAGCTTCGCTTAATGAAGGAAGGAAATCAGGATTGGTAATGGCCTGAGTACCCACAATTACCCGGTGAATACCTGCATCAAGCAAATTGGTAACCTGCTCAATGGTACGGATTCCGCCGCCATACTGCACCCTCATTTCTGTTTTCTTAATGATCTCGAAAAGTGACTTCTGGTTGCTGAAATCACCTTTTGCACCATTCAAGTCGATGATATGAATGAAATCTGTACCGTTCGAACGGTATTTTTCAATCATCTCGGCAATGGAAACATCATATTCCGTTTTTTGGTTGTAATCACCTTCACGCAAACGAACAACCTTTCCGTCCAAAATATCAATAGCAGGTATTATATACATTTTATAAGCTTAAGTTTGAAAAATTCTTTAATATTAATTCACCGGCTTTTCCCGATTTCTCCGGGTGGAACTGAACGCCGTAAAAATTATCTTTTTGTACTGCTGCCGAAAACTTTAAACCATAATCAGCAGATGCAATGTCAAAAGTAGGGTTATATTCAATAAAGTACGAATGCACAAAGTAAAATTGTGTATTATCTTCAACACCTTCAAATAGCGAATTGTTTTTAGGGCTCACCGCATTCCATCCCATATGTGGGATTTTGATATTCAGCGCTTTATCAAATTTTTTGGTCTTTACCGGTACAATATCTAAGAGTGCTGCATCGCCTTCTTCCGAATGTTCGGTAATCAGCTGCATGCCCACACAAATGCCCAACACCGGTTTGCTAAGCTTTTTAATCGCTTCAACCAGCCCAGTGCCTTTTAGTTTTTCCATGGCAGCACCTGCATGGCCTACACCCGGGATGATGATGTGGCTATATTTTTCCAGGTCAGCTTCTGTATCAACCATGCCATATTGCAGGTTTAAGCGATCTAAAGCTGCAGTTAGCGAGAAAATATTACCAGCCCCGTAATTTACTATTCCGATCATGTTTAGTATCAAGTGTTTAGTGTCAAATGTTTGGTGTCAGGTATCAAGACAAAATGTCTATCAAATCTGAACTGTTAAATTGCCTTTTATATCTTTAATCTTTATAAAATTTGAAAATGAAAGCCAGTTTTTCAAGGATGCTGTAAGTCCCGCTATCGCTTATAGTCCTCGCTGCGCTATGCGCTATTCCGCTCTATCGGGTTTATTTAACAAAGTCAGTGTGTCAAAGCCCTCCACCTTCGAGCTTCCGACCTTCAGTTTTTACCTATAAAAGGCCCTTTGTGCTTGGTAACACCATTTTTTCGGCATCGCGCTTTACCGCCATTTTAATGGCTTTGGCAAATGCTTTAAAAATCGCCTCAATCTTGTGGTGTTCATTATCACCTTCGGCTTTAATGTTCAGGTTACATTTTGCGGCATCGCTAAACGACTTAAAGAAATGATAAAACATTTCAGTTGGCATATCGCCCACTTTTTCGCGCTTAAACTCTGCATCCCAAACAATCCAGTTTCTTCCACCAAAATCGATAGCAACCTGTGCCAGGCAATCATCCATTGGTAAGCAAAAACCATAACGTTCAATTCCTAATTTATTGCCTAAACCTTTAGCAAAAGCCTCGCCCAGTGCAATTCCGGTGTCCTCGATGGTGTGGTGCTCGTCAATATGCAAATCGCCTTTGGTAATTACCTCCAAATCTACGCTTCCGTGCCTGGCAATCTGATCAAGCATGTGGTCGAAAAAGTTCAGTCCTGTTTCAATTTTTGCTTTTCCGGTACCGTCTAAATCCAGGTTAATGGTGATGTCGGTTTCGTTGGTTTTGCGGATCTGGCTAATTTTTCGGCTTCCTGCTTTCAAAAGGTTATAGATATCTTCCCATTTCTTGGTTTCCAGAATAATCACATCCACCAAAGTTTCGTGTTTATCCAATGCTTCGGTAGAACCAAGTGCATCATTCTGATGGAGGAAAATTGCTTTGGCACCTAAATTTTTCGCCAAAACCACGTCATTTAAGCGGTCGCCAATTACGTATGAGTTTTTTAAATCGTAATCGCCGTTTAAATATTTAGTAAGCAAGGCAGTGCCAGGTTTACGGGTAGGGGCATTGTCTTTTGCAAAAGTGCGATCGATTACAATTTCGCTGAAATTAACACCTTCTCCAGCGAAAGTATCTAACATGAAATTGTGGATCGGCCAGAAATTTTCTTCCGGGTTTGAGGGAGTTCCCAGTCCATCCTGATTGGTTACCATTACCAGTTCGTAATCCATTTCGCTGGCAATTTTCGATAGGTAATATAACGAGCGTGGATAAAACTTTAGTTTGGCAAAACTGTCTACCTGTTCGTCATCTGGTTCGATGTTTAACGTACCATCGCGATCGATAAATAATACTTTTTTCATTTGTATAATCTGTTTTTTCAGTTATAGGTTTTTTAATACGGTTAAGAGTTTATCATTCTCCTCTTTTGTGCCTACGGTTATGCGTAAACAACCTTCGCAAAGTGTCACTTTTGAACGGTCGCGCACAATGATTCCTTCTTCTACCAGATCATCATAAATTTTAACTGCATCGGTTACTTCTGCCAGCACAAAATTCGCATCAGATGGATAAACTTTGGTTACGATTTTGAGCTCATTTAAAGCGATAGATAAACGCTGTCTTTCGGCAACAGATTCTTTAATCCATTCGTTAACTTGAGCAATGTTTTTTAGCGCCTCAAAAGCTAAATCCTGAGTGGCCTGATTGATGTTATAAGGTGGCTTAATTTTGTTTAAAACATCGATCACTTTTGTTGATGAAAAGGCCATGCCTAAACGTAAAGCGGCAAGTCCCAGGCTTTCGAAAAAGTTTGCAAAATTACCAGGTTACCATATTCAGTTAACTCTTGTATAAATGTTTTTTGGCGGGCGTAATTGATGTAAGCTTCATCTACCACTACGATGCCATTAAAGTTGGCTAAAATGGTTTCAATATCTTCACGGTTTATCGAATTTCCGGTAGGATTATTTGGCGAACAAATGAAAATTAATTTCGTGTTTTTATCAATTGTTTCTGCAATCTTTTCCATGTCTAACTGGAAGTTCGGAAGCAGACTAACTTTGCGGATTTCTACATCATTTATATTCGCCGAAACTTCGTACATGCCGTAAGTTGGCGGCAAAATAATTACGTTGTCTTTGCCCGGATTACAGAAAGCACGAAACAATAAATCGATGGCTTCGTCGCTGCCGTTTCCTAAAAAAGTATTCTCTATGGGAACGCCTTTTATTTTGCTTATTGCATCTTTCAGATCCAGTTGTAACGGATCCGGATAACGGTTGTAATTGGCGGGTAAAGGCGAGCCATAACTGTTCTCGTTGGCATCTAAAAAAATCGATGCCTGGCCTTTAAATTCGTCCCTTGCAGTAGAGTAGGGGCGAAGGTTTTTTATATTTTCTCTTACTAAATCGTTGATGTCCATTTTGGTGGTTTATTTTCCTTCGGTTTGATTACACAGATTGCTTGATTACACCGATAGTTTTGTTTTTTACTTAATATTTTCTGACTCCGGACTTCAGGTTCCCGACTCAAAACCCAATCTGATACTCACTGCATTCTTATGTGCCTCCAATCCTTCTGCAGCAGCAAGTGTTTCAACAGTTGTACCAATGTTGTTTAAACCTTCGGTTGACAGGTGCTGAAAAGTAATTTTCTTAATAAAAGCATCGACAGAAACGCCCGAATATGCTTTTGCGAAGCCGCTGGTAGGTAAAGTATGGTTCGTGCCAGAGGCATAATCGCCTGCACTTTCGGGTGTTAGGTTACCTAAAAATACCGATCCTGCATTGGTAATCAACGGAATAAGCTTTTGGTACTGCTCAGTTGCCAATATCAGGTGTTCGGGCGCATATTCGTTTGAAAACTGTATGGCAAGTTCAATATTATCAGTTAAAACAGCGTAAGAATTATCAATTGCTTTGGTAGCTATTTCCTTTCTGGGTAGAATAGCAAGCTGTTTTTCAACTTCTTTAAGCGTTTTGGCTATGATTTGATTTGAAGTAGAAACCAGTATGGCCTGACTATCAGTTCCATGTTCGGCTTGCGCAAGCAGATCTGCAGCAACAAATGACGGAATGGCAGTCTCATCGGCTACTACCAGTACTTCCGATGGGCCAGCGGGCATGTCGATAGCCACTTTGTTTTGTACCATGGTTTTCGCAGTGGTTACATAGCGGTTGCCGGGGCCAAATATCTTATATACCTGTGGCACTGTTTCGGTTCCGAAAGCCATTGCAGCTACGGCTTGTGCACCACCAATCATGAATATTTTTTCGATACCAAGCAGCACAGCGCAATAAGCCAGGTAGCAATTTGTTTTGCCATCCTGCTGTGGTGGCGAGCATACAATTATTTCTTTACAGCCCGCAAGAAGTGCTGGTGTAGCCAGCATTAAAAAGGTGCTCGGTAAAACTGCGGTCCCACCCGGAATATAAAGTCCAACCTTTTCAATTGCCCTTGCTTCGCGCCAGCAAACTACACCAGGCATAGTCTCTACTTTCTCCTCTGTTTTTAATTGCGAAAGGTGAAAGTTTTTGATGTTCTGGTAGGCCACGTCGATAGCTTTTTTTGCTTCGGCCGGGATGCCAGCTGCGATGGTTTTTAATTCTGCGGCATCCAGAAAAAGCTTTTCCAGTTCAACCTTATCAAAGGTTTTTGCAAAATTAAAAAGGGCTTTGTCTCCATCCTCTTTTACCGATTTTATGATGTCGGTAACACGGTTTTCAACCAGTTTATCGTCTTCAATCTGTCTGGAACAAAGTCCTTCAATTTTTGATTTAGATAAATCCTTATAATTGTAGATTTTCAATGTTTTATATTTTAATATTAACTAATAGTTAATATGAATTTAAACGATTTTATTTGATTATTTTCTCAATTGGCATTACTAAAATACCTTCTGCGCCGGCTGCTTTTAAGTTGTTTATTTTATCCCAGAAATCGGCTTCAGCAATTACCGAATGTACGGCTACCCAGTTCGGTTCGAAGAGCGGAACTACCGTTGGGCTTTTAACACCTGGAAGTAAATCGACTACTTTTTGAAGGTTATCTTTTGATACATTCAGTACTACATATTTGTTCGATTTTGCACTGAGTACCGAGCGGATCCTTTGCAGTAATTCTGCCACTTCAGGATTGTCGGCTATCGATTTGTTTCCGATTAAAACCGCTTCCGATTGCATTACATCTGCGAATGGTTTTAGTCCGTTGCTCTTTAATGTTCCGCCGGTAGAAACGATATCAAAAATCGCATCACTTAGACCTAAACCCGGACCAATTTCTACAGAGCCGGAGATGGTTCTGATATCAGATTTAATGCCTTTTTCTGTTAAGAATTTTTCGAGAATTACCGGGTAAGAAGTTGCTACAGCTTTACCATTTAACTCTTCTAAATTTTGAATGGTGCTGGTGGCCTGAACAGCAATTTTTAAGGTGCATTTTCCAAAACCCAGTTTCTGAAGATAGTCAACCTCGGCTTTGGTTTCTACGATTACGTTTTCGCCAACAATGCCCAGATCGGCAATACCATCCTGTACGTATTCTGGAATATCGTCATCGCGGAGGAAAAGAATTTCTAAAGGGAAATTGGTAACTGTTGAAATGAGTGAACTTTTGTAGTTTTCGAATGCTAAACCACAGTTTTTAAGGATTTCTACAGATTTTTCGTTTAACCTACCCGATTTCTGGATAGCAATTTTAAGTGTTTTCAAAGTATTGAATATAGAGTGAACAAGAAATTATTTTACGGAAAAAACGTTTTGAAGTACAAAACAAACATATATCATCGCCTATCGGCGATGGTGTAGATGTAAGTGATGGTTCAAAGTTAAGTTCATAAATTTATTTCTGCCAATATCAATGCTTTAGCTGATTAGCGATGGCAAATATAGTGTTTGAAATGGTAAAACAAAAAATAATGGCACTTAATTTGCCATTATGCTGTTTTTATTGCCAATAACCCTTATTTTGTATTAAATTTTTAACAAATTGAAAAAGTTTCGCTTTCTGATTTTACCCTTTGTACTGTTCATTTCTGCTTGTGGATGGTTTAAAAGCCCACCCGAGATTGGGAAAGTACTATCTGAACATTTTAAGAACAAAATGTACAAAGATTTTGACACTGTAGCTTACGACAGCATTTTT is drawn from Pedobacter sp. HDW13 and contains these coding sequences:
- the hisB gene encoding bifunctional histidinol-phosphatase/imidazoleglycerol-phosphate dehydratase HisB is translated as MKKVLFIDRDGTLNIEPDDEQVDSFAKLKFYPRSLYYLSKIASEMDYELVMVTNQDGLGTPSNPEENFWPIHNFMLDTFAGEGVNFSEIVIDRTFAKDNAPTRKPGTALLTKYLNGDYDLKNSYVIGDRLNDVVLAKNLGAKAIFLHQNDALGSTEALDKHETLVDVIILETKKWEDIYNLLKAGSRKISQIRKTNETDITINLDLDGTGKAKIETGLNFFDHMLDQIARHGSVDLEVITKGDLHIDEHHTIEDTGIALGEAFAKGLGNKLGIERYGFCLPMDDCLAQVAIDFGGRNWIVWDAEFKREKVGDMPTEMFYHFFKSFSDAAKCNLNIKAEGDNEHHKIEAIFKAFAKAIKMAVKRDAEKMVLPSTKGLL
- the hisD gene encoding histidinol dehydrogenase, translating into MKIYNYKDLSKSKIEGLCSRQIEDDKLVENRVTDIIKSVKEDGDKALFNFAKTFDKVELEKLFLDAAELKTIAAGIPAEAKKAIDVAYQNIKNFHLSQLKTEEKVETMPGVVCWREARAIEKVGLYIPGGTAVLPSTFLMLATPALLAGCKEIIVCSPPQQDGKTNCYLAYCAVLLGIEKIFMIGGAQAVAAMAFGTETVPQVYKIFGPGNRYVTTAKTMVQNKVAIDMPAGPSEVLVVADETAIPSFVAADLLAQAEHGTDSQAILVSTSNQIIAKTLKEVEKQLAILPRKEIATKAIDNSYAVLTDNIELAIQFSNEYAPEHLILATEQYQKLIPLITNAGSVFLGNLTPESAGDYASGTNHTLPTSGFAKAYSGVSVDAFIKKITFQHLSTEGLNNIGTTVETLAAAEGLEAHKNAVSIRLGFESGT
- the hisG gene encoding ATP phosphoribosyltransferase, which produces MKTLKIAIQKSGRLNEKSVEILKNCGLAFENYKSSLISTVTNFPLEILFLRDDDIPEYVQDGIADLGIVGENVIVETKAEVDYLQKLGFGKCTLKIAVQATSTIQNLEELNGKAVATSYPVILEKFLTEKGIKSDIRTISGSVEIGPGLGLSDAIFDIVSTGGTLKSNGLKPFADVMQSEAVLIGNKSIADNPEVAELLQRIRSVLSAKSNKYVVLNVSKDNLQKVVDLLPGVKSPTVVPLFEPNWVAVHSVIAEADFWDKINNLKAAGAEGILVMPIEKIIK